A genome region from Bufo gargarizans isolate SCDJY-AF-19 chromosome 2, ASM1485885v1, whole genome shotgun sequence includes the following:
- the TNNI3 gene encoding troponin I, cardiac muscle isoform X3 codes for MSDEEEVTYEEEEEYIEEEEEEEEPAPEPPKPAPPPPPVVAPPPLRRKSSANYRSYATEPHVKRKPKISASRKLQLKSLMLQIAKSEMEHEEEEKAQEKERFLSEHCQPLQLSGLSLSELQDLCRELHAKIDVVDEERYDMEAKVNKNKTEIDNLNQKIFDLRGKFKRPTLRRVRISADAMMRALLGTKHKAAMDLRANLKQVKQAKKDDVDKEIREVGDWRKNVDALSGMEGRKKKFESSGAVQS; via the exons tatgaagaagaagaagagtatattgaggaagaagaagaggaagaagaacctGCTCCAGAGCCACCAAAACCtgcacctcctccccctcctgttGTAGCTCCACCACCACTCCGGCGGAAGTCATCTGCAAACTATCGCTCCTATGCCACCGAACCACACGTCAAG CGAAAACCGAAGATTTCTGCATCTCGGAAACTGCAGCTTAAG AGTCTGATGCTGCAGATTGCTAAGAGTGAGATGGAACATGAGGAAGAAGAGAAGGCCCAGGAGAAGGAGAGGTTCTTGTCTGAACACTGTCAGCCCCTACAACTTTCTGGactgtctttgtctgagctgCAG GATCTGTGCAGAGAGCTCCATGCCAAGATTGATGTTGTAGATGAAGAAAGATATGACATGGAAGCAAAAGTCAATAAGAACAAAACTGAG ATTGACAACTTGAATCAAAAGATTTTTGACCTGCGTGGAAAGTTCAAACGGCCAACACTAAGGAGAGTACGCATATCAGCTGACGCCATGATGCGAGCACTCTTGGGCACTAAGCACAAAGCCGCCATGGACCTAAGAGCTAATCTCAAGCAAGTGAAACAAGCCAAAAAAGACGATGTCGACAAA GAAATACGTGAAGTTGGAGACTGGAGAAAGAACGTCGATGCTCTCAGTGGAATGGAGGGCAGGAAAAAGAAATTTGAATCATCTGGAGCGGTGCAAAGTTAG
- the TNNI3 gene encoding troponin I, cardiac muscle isoform X2 → MSTDQAKMSDEEEVTYEEEEEYIEEEEEEEEPAPEPPKPAPPPPPVVAPPPLRRKSSANYRSYATEPHVKRKPKISASRKLQLKSLMLQIAKSEMEHEEEEKAQEKERFLSEHCQPLQLSGLSLSELQDLCRELHAKIDVVDEERYDMEAKVNKNKTEIDNLNQKIFDLRGKFKRPTLRRVRISADAMMRALLGTKHKAAMDLRANLKQVKQAKKDDVDKEIREVGDWRKNVDALSGMEGRKKKFESSGAVQS, encoded by the exons tatgaagaagaagaagagtatattgaggaagaagaagaggaagaagaacctGCTCCAGAGCCACCAAAACCtgcacctcctccccctcctgttGTAGCTCCACCACCACTCCGGCGGAAGTCATCTGCAAACTATCGCTCCTATGCCACCGAACCACACGTCAAG CGAAAACCGAAGATTTCTGCATCTCGGAAACTGCAGCTTAAG AGTCTGATGCTGCAGATTGCTAAGAGTGAGATGGAACATGAGGAAGAAGAGAAGGCCCAGGAGAAGGAGAGGTTCTTGTCTGAACACTGTCAGCCCCTACAACTTTCTGGactgtctttgtctgagctgCAG GATCTGTGCAGAGAGCTCCATGCCAAGATTGATGTTGTAGATGAAGAAAGATATGACATGGAAGCAAAAGTCAATAAGAACAAAACTGAG ATTGACAACTTGAATCAAAAGATTTTTGACCTGCGTGGAAAGTTCAAACGGCCAACACTAAGGAGAGTACGCATATCAGCTGACGCCATGATGCGAGCACTCTTGGGCACTAAGCACAAAGCCGCCATGGACCTAAGAGCTAATCTCAAGCAAGTGAAACAAGCCAAAAAAGACGATGTCGACAAA GAAATACGTGAAGTTGGAGACTGGAGAAAGAACGTCGATGCTCTCAGTGGAATGGAGGGCAGGAAAAAGAAATTTGAATCATCTGGAGCGGTGCAAAGTTAG